In Deinococcus maricopensis DSM 21211, one genomic interval encodes:
- a CDS encoding phosphotransferase, translated as MRTFIITGVPGTGKSSVCRALLQHFEFGVHVPVDDVREFVVSGIAHPVPAVTAETLRQFALARRAAGRLAAVYAGAGFAVALDDVLGPEDADMFELPGPVTRVLLRADLDAVLERNRTRTNKAFDPAVLDGVIRQLHAGQDLGAYRQAGWAVLDTTHLSVRAAVQAILALA; from the coding sequence ATGCGCACGTTCATCATCACCGGGGTGCCCGGCACGGGCAAAAGCAGCGTGTGCCGCGCACTGCTGCAGCACTTCGAGTTCGGCGTGCACGTGCCGGTCGATGACGTGCGTGAGTTCGTGGTGTCGGGCATCGCGCACCCCGTCCCGGCGGTCACCGCGGAAACGCTGCGGCAGTTCGCGCTGGCGCGGCGAGCCGCCGGGCGGCTCGCCGCGGTGTACGCGGGGGCGGGCTTCGCGGTCGCGCTCGACGACGTCCTCGGACCCGAGGACGCCGACATGTTCGAGCTGCCCGGGCCGGTCACACGGGTGCTGCTCCGGGCGGACCTGGACGCCGTGCTGGAACGCAACCGCACCCGCACCAACAAGGCGTTCGACCCGGCAGTGCTGGACGGCGTCATCCGGCAGTTGCACGCCGGGCAGGACCTGGGCGCCTACCGGCAGGCAGGGTGGGCGGTGCTGGACACCACGCACCTGAGCGTGCGGGCGGCCGTGCAGGCCATTCTCGCGCTGGCCTGA
- a CDS encoding DNA glycosylase AlkZ-like family protein, whose protein sequence is MTLTPAALRAHATARTLPPRTTLQAALDRLGFVQADPIRAPARAQDLILMQRVKGYRAGDLERHYPRLNVEEDIIPNYGFVTRDVQRLLHPRGHRPLRIDQHAPGLTERVLAHVLERGEVHPRDVEAALGRQSVGNYWGGQSSATTSALDALHYRGHLRVTRREGGVRLYAPATHLDALRAAPLSDEVRALGLVHLITNVYAPLPRASLTGLLSLCGYGAPGLTSQLRAALNTALGGTLTEGRVDGVPYIWPAAEAPGDAAPMRGARIVAPFDPLVWDRRRFEHLHGWAYRFEAYTPAAKRTLGYYALPVLHADRAVGWANLSVNAGTLHADVQYRPDVRQTATLTRAVNAELDRYRAFLGAR, encoded by the coding sequence ATGACCCTCACGCCCGCTGCCCTGCGCGCCCACGCCACCGCCCGGACGTTGCCGCCCCGCACGACCCTGCAAGCCGCCCTGGACCGCCTGGGATTCGTGCAGGCCGACCCGATCCGCGCGCCCGCCCGCGCGCAGGACCTGATCCTCATGCAGCGCGTGAAGGGCTACCGCGCCGGCGACCTCGAACGCCACTACCCGCGCCTGAACGTCGAGGAGGACATCATCCCGAACTACGGGTTCGTGACGCGCGACGTGCAGCGCCTCCTGCACCCACGCGGGCACCGCCCCCTGCGCATCGACCAGCACGCACCCGGCCTGACGGAACGCGTGCTCGCGCACGTTCTGGAGCGCGGCGAGGTCCACCCGCGCGACGTGGAGGCCGCGCTCGGCCGGCAGAGCGTCGGGAACTACTGGGGCGGGCAGTCCAGCGCCACCACCAGCGCCCTCGACGCCCTGCACTACCGCGGGCACCTGCGCGTCACGCGCCGCGAGGGCGGCGTACGCCTGTACGCGCCCGCCACGCACCTCGACGCGCTGCGCGCCGCACCCCTGAGCGACGAGGTGCGCGCACTCGGCCTCGTACACCTCATCACGAACGTGTACGCGCCCCTCCCGCGCGCGAGCCTCACAGGGCTGCTGAGCCTGTGCGGGTACGGCGCGCCCGGCCTCACGTCGCAGCTGCGCGCGGCGCTCAACACCGCCCTGGGCGGCACCCTCACCGAGGGGCGCGTGGACGGCGTCCCGTACATCTGGCCGGCTGCCGAGGCGCCCGGCGACGCCGCCCCCATGCGCGGCGCCCGCATCGTCGCGCCGTTCGACCCGCTCGTGTGGGACCGCCGCCGCTTCGAGCACCTGCACGGCTGGGCGTACCGCTTCGAGGCGTACACGCCCGCCGCGAAACGCACTCTGGGCTATTACGCCCTGCCGGTCCTCCACGCGGACCGCGCCGTCGGCTGGGCGAACCTGAGCGTGAACGCCGGCACACTGCACGCGGACGTGCAGTACCGCCCGGACGTGCGCCAGACCGCCACGCTCACGCGCGCCGTGAACGCCGAACTCGACCGTTACCGCGCGTTCCTCGGCGCGCGCTGA
- a CDS encoding aminoglycoside phosphotransferase family protein, which produces MSASAPAVQARGAWRSLTFAVTRRGPVQSARAWPRDVSALFPARRLVEAWRGDGANFARYTSARGPLFLKYRSPMDRDARAQRRLANEVAYLRALAPACPVPSAPLLHAQLDDAARLGHVLMEDLTERTVGWGAVPTGEREARLVGIVRAVADFHAHWLARPDAWAAWRWRAERERTRLMEGLAVPPPGATVDVLDAGPPVCAALKRLDLSALPVTLIHGDLHAGQFLLDPHDTGVVTLIDFGRVRAAPPGVDLAHLLAVRLTPEDRAALAPTLQRAYAARLAEHGVTLDGAAQWRAGVLMNAASVWREAQRTPSEGVREALRNVLDAARAVW; this is translated from the coding sequence GTGAGCGCGTCCGCGCCGGCGGTGCAGGCGCGGGGGGCGTGGCGGTCCCTGACGTTCGCGGTGACGCGCCGCGGCCCGGTGCAGTCGGCGCGCGCGTGGCCGAGGGACGTGAGCGCGCTGTTCCCGGCGCGGCGTCTGGTGGAGGCGTGGCGCGGCGACGGCGCGAATTTCGCGCGCTACACGTCGGCGCGCGGGCCGCTGTTCCTGAAGTACCGCTCCCCCATGGACCGCGACGCGCGCGCGCAGCGGCGCCTCGCGAACGAAGTGGCGTACCTGCGGGCGCTCGCGCCGGCCTGCCCGGTGCCGAGCGCGCCCCTGCTGCACGCCCAGCTGGACGACGCGGCCCGCCTGGGGCACGTGCTGATGGAGGACCTGACGGAGCGCACGGTCGGGTGGGGGGCCGTGCCGACCGGCGAGCGCGAGGCGCGCCTGGTGGGGATCGTGCGGGCCGTGGCGGACTTCCACGCGCACTGGCTGGCGCGTCCGGACGCATGGGCGGCGTGGCGGTGGCGTGCGGAGCGGGAACGCACGCGCCTCATGGAGGGGCTGGCGGTGCCGCCGCCCGGGGCGACAGTGGACGTGCTGGACGCCGGGCCGCCGGTGTGCGCCGCCCTGAAGCGCCTGGACCTGTCGGCGCTGCCGGTCACGTTGATTCACGGGGACCTGCATGCCGGGCAGTTCCTGCTTGATCCGCACGACACCGGGGTGGTCACGCTGATTGATTTCGGGCGGGTGCGGGCGGCGCCGCCGGGCGTGGACCTCGCGCATCTGCTCGCCGTGCGCCTGACGCCGGAGGACCGCGCGGCCCTCGCGCCGACGCTGCAGCGTGCGTACGCGGCGCGCCTCGCGGAGCACGGCGTGACGCTGGACGGCGCGGCGCAGTGGCGCGCGGGCGTGCTCATGAACGCCGCGAGTGTGTGGCGGGAGGCGCAGCGCACCCCGAGCGAAGGGGTGCGCGAGGCGCTGCGGAACGTGCTGGACGCGGCGCGCGCGGTGTGGTGA
- a CDS encoding acyl-CoA carboxylase subunit beta has translation MTDIRNELQARIADMEARRAKVEAGGGPERQKKQHEGGKLTARERIDALLDPGSFLEFSTFVEHGHNRLMQGVDAPGEGVVTGRGTIDGRQVFVFSQDFTVLGGSLGKMNAQKVTKIMDLAAKTGCPVIGLNDSAGARIQEGVDSLSGYGEIFYRNAIYSGAVPQLSAILGPCAGGAVYSPALTDFIVMSRGSSYMFITGPEVIKSVTREDVTFDELGGADVHNKKSGVAHLEYDGDEAVLAGLRDLLSYLPQNAREKAPLKPTSDPVDRPNDDLLSVVTPDQRKPYAMHDVIHSLVDDGTFLEIQPGWARNIIVGFARLNGRSVGIVANNPKVMAGTLNIDASDKAARFIRTCDCYNVPILTLVDVTGFLPGVAQEHAGIIRHGAKMLYAYAEATVPKITLITRKSYGGAYLAMNSRDMGADVVYAWPTAAVAVMGAEGAANIVYRRDIQKSDNPEATRAEKIKQYKDTFDNPYVAAAKGYIDDVIPIESTRQRLIQTFEMLEEKQEQRPYKKHGNIPL, from the coding sequence ATGACGGACATCCGAAACGAGTTGCAGGCACGCATCGCCGACATGGAGGCCCGCCGCGCCAAGGTCGAAGCGGGCGGCGGCCCCGAACGCCAGAAGAAACAACACGAAGGCGGCAAACTCACCGCCCGCGAACGCATCGACGCGCTGCTCGACCCCGGCAGCTTCCTCGAATTCAGCACCTTCGTGGAACACGGCCACAACCGCCTCATGCAGGGCGTCGACGCGCCCGGCGAGGGCGTCGTCACCGGCCGCGGCACCATCGACGGCCGCCAGGTGTTCGTGTTCAGCCAGGACTTCACCGTCCTGGGCGGGTCCCTCGGCAAGATGAACGCCCAGAAGGTCACCAAAATCATGGACCTCGCCGCGAAAACCGGCTGCCCCGTCATCGGCCTGAACGACTCCGCCGGTGCCCGCATCCAGGAAGGCGTCGACTCACTGAGCGGCTACGGCGAGATCTTCTACCGCAACGCCATCTACAGCGGCGCCGTCCCGCAGCTCAGCGCCATCCTCGGCCCGTGCGCCGGCGGCGCCGTGTACAGCCCCGCCCTCACGGACTTCATCGTCATGAGCCGCGGCAGCAGCTACATGTTCATCACCGGCCCGGAAGTCATCAAGAGCGTCACGCGCGAGGACGTCACCTTCGACGAACTCGGCGGCGCCGACGTTCACAACAAGAAAAGCGGCGTCGCCCACCTCGAATACGACGGGGACGAGGCGGTGCTCGCGGGCCTGCGCGACCTGCTCTCCTACCTCCCGCAGAACGCCCGCGAAAAAGCGCCCCTCAAACCCACCAGCGACCCGGTTGACCGCCCGAACGACGACCTGCTGAGCGTCGTCACGCCGGACCAGCGCAAACCGTACGCCATGCACGACGTCATCCACAGCCTCGTGGACGACGGCACCTTCCTGGAAATCCAGCCCGGTTGGGCGCGCAACATCATCGTCGGCTTCGCGCGCCTGAACGGCCGCTCGGTCGGCATCGTCGCGAACAACCCGAAGGTCATGGCGGGCACCCTGAACATCGACGCGTCCGACAAGGCCGCGCGCTTCATCCGCACCTGCGACTGCTACAACGTCCCCATCCTCACGCTCGTGGACGTCACGGGGTTCCTGCCGGGCGTCGCGCAGGAGCACGCGGGCATCATCCGGCACGGCGCGAAGATGCTGTACGCGTACGCCGAGGCGACCGTCCCCAAGATCACCCTCATCACCCGCAAGAGTTACGGCGGCGCGTACCTCGCCATGAACAGCCGCGACATGGGCGCCGACGTCGTGTACGCCTGGCCGACCGCCGCCGTCGCCGTCATGGGCGCCGAGGGCGCCGCGAACATCGTGTACCGCCGCGACATCCAGAAGTCCGACAACCCCGAAGCGACCCGCGCCGAGAAGATCAAGCAGTACAAAGACACTTTCGACAACCCCTACGTGGCCGCCGCGAAAGGCTACATCGACGACGTGATCCCCATCGAAAGCACCCGCCAGCGCCTCATCCAGACCTTCGAGATGCTCGAGGAAAAGCAGGAGCAGCGCCCGTACAAGAAGCACGGCAACATCCCCCTGTGA